One genomic window of Mustela erminea isolate mMusErm1 chromosome 13, mMusErm1.Pri, whole genome shotgun sequence includes the following:
- the MIF gene encoding macrophage migration inhibitory factor: MPMFVVNTNVPRASVPDGLLSELTQQLAQATGKPAQYIAVHVVPDQLMAFGGSSEPCALCSLHSIGKIGGPQNRSYSKLLCGLLADRLRVSPDRIYINYYDMNAANVGWNGSTFA, translated from the exons ATGCCGATGTTCGTAGTAAACACCAACGTCCCCCGCGCCTCCGTGCCGGACGGACTCCTTTCCGAGCTCACTCAGCAGCTGGCGCAGGCAACCGGCAAGCCGGCCCAG TACATCGCGGTGCACGTGGTCCCAGACCAGCTCATGGCCTTCGGCGGCTCCAGTGAGCCGTGCGCTCTCTGCAGTTTGCACAGCATCGGCAAGATCGGAGGCCCGCAGAACCGCTCCTACAGCAAGCTGCTGTGCGGCCTACTGGCCGACCGCCTGCGAGTCAGCCCGGATAG GATCTACATCAACTACTACGACATGAACGCGGCCAACGTGGGCTGGAACGGCTCCACCTTCGCCTGA